One Pelodiscus sinensis isolate JC-2024 unplaced genomic scaffold, ASM4963464v1 ctg154, whole genome shotgun sequence DNA window includes the following coding sequences:
- the LIN7B gene encoding protein lin-7 homolog B isoform X2 has product MAALSSEPLGLERDVARAVELLERLQRSGELPPHKLQTLQRVLQSKFCLAIREVYEQLYDTLEIAGSAEIRAHATAKATVAAFAASEGHAHPRVVELPKTDEGLGFNIMGGKEQNSPIYISRVIPGGVADRHGGLKRGDQLLSVNGVSVEGEQHEKAVELLKAAQGTVKLVVRYTPKVLEEMEARFEKMRTARRRQQHHSYSSLESRG; this is encoded by the exons ATGGCAGCGCTGAGCAGCGAGCCgctggggctggagcggg ACGTGGCGCGTGCGGTGGAGCTGCTGGAGCGGTTGCAGCGAAGCGGGGAGCTGCCCCCCCACAAGCTGCAGACCCTGCAGCGAGTTCTGCAGAGCAAGTTCTGCTTGGCCATCCGCGAG GTTTATGAGCAGCTCTATGACACGCTGGAGATCGCGGGCAGCGCCGAGATCCGGGCCCATGCCACGGCCAAG GCCACGGTGGCGGCGTTCGCGGCAAGCGAGGGCCACGCCCACCCCCGGGTGGTGGAGCTGCCCAAGACGGACGAGGGGCTCGGGTTCAACATCATGGGCGGCAAGGAACAGAACTCACCCATCTACATCTCCCGCGTCATCCCTGGCGGCGTGGCCGACCGGCACGGAGGCCTCAAGCGGGGCGACCAGCTGCTGTCTGTCAACGGCGTG AGCGTGGAGGGGGAGCAGCACGAGAAGGCGGTGGAGCTGCTGAAGGCGGCGCAGGGCACCGTGAAGCTGGTCGTGCGCTACACGCCCAAGGTGCTGGAGGAGATGGAGGCCCGCTTCGAGAAGATGCGCACGGCCCGCCGGCGCCAGCAGCACCATAGCTACTC GTCTCTGGAGTCGCGGGGATAA
- the LIN7B gene encoding protein lin-7 homolog B isoform X1 produces MPGAGAGGAGAAVAGGAQGDAGGQAVSFGGGLCPPVTPPPNRADVARAVELLERLQRSGELPPHKLQTLQRVLQSKFCLAIREVYEQLYDTLEIAGSAEIRAHATAKATVAAFAASEGHAHPRVVELPKTDEGLGFNIMGGKEQNSPIYISRVIPGGVADRHGGLKRGDQLLSVNGVSVEGEQHEKAVELLKAAQGTVKLVVRYTPKVLEEMEARFEKMRTARRRQQHHSYSSLESRG; encoded by the exons ATGCCTGGGGCAGGTGCGGGGGGTgctggggcagcagtggctgggggggctcagggagacgcgggggggcaggcagttagttttggggggggtctctgcccccctGTGACGCCCCCCCCAAACCGTGCAGACGTGGCGCGTGCGGTGGAGCTGCTGGAGCGGTTGCAGCGAAGCGGGGAGCTGCCCCCCCACAAGCTGCAGACCCTGCAGCGAGTTCTGCAGAGCAAGTTCTGCTTGGCCATCCGCGAG GTTTATGAGCAGCTCTATGACACGCTGGAGATCGCGGGCAGCGCCGAGATCCGGGCCCATGCCACGGCCAAG GCCACGGTGGCGGCGTTCGCGGCAAGCGAGGGCCACGCCCACCCCCGGGTGGTGGAGCTGCCCAAGACGGACGAGGGGCTCGGGTTCAACATCATGGGCGGCAAGGAACAGAACTCACCCATCTACATCTCCCGCGTCATCCCTGGCGGCGTGGCCGACCGGCACGGAGGCCTCAAGCGGGGCGACCAGCTGCTGTCTGTCAACGGCGTG AGCGTGGAGGGGGAGCAGCACGAGAAGGCGGTGGAGCTGCTGAAGGCGGCGCAGGGCACCGTGAAGCTGGTCGTGCGCTACACGCCCAAGGTGCTGGAGGAGATGGAGGCCCGCTTCGAGAAGATGCGCACGGCCCGCCGGCGCCAGCAGCACCATAGCTACTC GTCTCTGGAGTCGCGGGGATAA